One Arachis hypogaea cultivar Tifrunner chromosome 2, arahy.Tifrunner.gnm2.J5K5, whole genome shotgun sequence genomic window, AGCATAAATCTTTTCAGGTCACTGTTTTATAAAATTGTGACTATAACATAGGAATGGTAATGGATCTCCATGAGACAGGGACCCTTCCCTCGCTCTCCGTCTCCATTTAGTAAAATATCCTCTGTCTCCGCTCCATCCTCGTCACGAATTCCCGTTTATTTCTTCTCGCAAGGAAGTAGATACCCGTGCGTATCCATAGATattattaagttttaaattttttaaaaaaattaacacaaccATAATAAAATCTTATacaatcaaatatattaaatcaaACACAATTCAAACACAAATTTAACATGATAACGTACacataaaatttttaacatataaattaaaataaaataaattatggttTTTTGGGAGAATTTCACGGGTCTCCGTATGGCGGGTACCTCAATCCCTACCCCCGTCCCCATTTATTTGTGGGGGTGGGTCCCGTGAGACTTTTGCGTGTCACCGTGAGCCTCTTCGTTGTGGGTAATCCTCGCGGATGGGTGCGGATTTTTTTTTACATCCCTACTATAGACACTTTTAGATAACTCTTTAAAACTATGACCATAGATCTCTTTAGATCAGTACTTAAAATCGTGATAATAGACTCTTTAGGTCACACTTCATAAGCATGACCATAAATCACTTTAGGTAACACATTAAAACTATGACCATAAATCCTTTTTAGTTGACCATTTTATAAAATTGTGACTATTGACCCTTTTAGATCACTCTTTAAAATGTGACCATAGATATCTTAAAGTCATGCTTCAAAATTATAACGATAGACCCTTTTGATCACACTTcataaccgtgaccatagatcatTTTAGGTCACGcattaaaatcgtgaccatagacctcttTTAGGCCATCGTTTTATAAAACCATAACTATAGACCCTTTTAAATCACTCtttaaaaccgtgactatagatctCTTTAGGTCATGCTTTGAAACCGTAATGATAGATTTTTTATGTCACACTTCATAACCATGACCATATATTCCTTTAGGTTACGCATTAAagtcgtgaccatagaccctttttagGTCACCATGTTAttaaaccgtgactatagacccctTTTAGGTCACTtgttaaaaccgtgaccatatatTCTTTAGATTACTACTTAAAATCGTGAgaatagacccttttaggtcataattttttaaaaatcgtgaccataggtgTTTTTTGTCACGTTTTTAACCATGACAATAGAAAACGTGACCTAAAATCtagaataattttattgaaaaaaattcacCCTATAAAATAGTGACCATAgatatctatggtcacagtttttaaaaaaatagtgacTAAAGGTTTTATTTTAGGTCATAGCCAAAAACTGTGACTAGTTTTCAAACATGGGCAAAAACACCGTAGCCTAAAGATTAAAATATTGTAGTGGTGTAATTCACAATCAAAGATTAGTGACAAGAATGTTTTGGGTGTTATCAATTTTGACTTTTTTGTACTAATTTGACTATAACTTGAGATTTAGAGAtctaaatgaggcggttctagtggCACTAGAAAGCTAATATCTGGagtttcaaaatgatatgcatttATCTATAGTGGACAGTGAATATGGACCGCGCATGCCACCATTTTTTGCACCGCGAATCAAGCTTCACATGACACTATTAATGAAGCACGTGGCTCACATTTTGGACCTCTAAAAGGTCGCAAACTtcatattttttagtatttaaagagAAAATATGAAGGAAGAAAAGGGAAGAGAATTTAGGGtagatttagttaattttttttgtcaatttttctctaattttaatttttagtttattttttttttttttttttttttttattttttttttttttttatttatttagtcttttaatttttcattgtTCATGTTTACTTTATTGTTACTTACTTGAGTTGATATTATTGAATTCTTATAGCGGATAGTTgtagtttttattaattcttgaaaTTTataatgctttatgtttatgcattctaagtgtttgatgaaatgtctcacTTAGTCATATAGTAGATTTTCATTCTTTACTATTGAGTTGGAACTTAGGTGAATTTAAATTACTAATGTCCaaattgattgataatttagagttgttaattaattttgtttttactaatattaatcttctattaatttcaattagtaagttagttatgacttatgaattaagattaattAAACCTAATTGACTTTCTTCAATTTGCAGAAGTTGACGAATTGAGTTTTCTCtttgtaattatcatgttgtggttagttgACAAATTTTAACTTACATTCTTTTTCTGGTTAATTTCCTTAATTGTTTatagtttaatttcttttaacaTTTAGTTATTGCTTGCTCCTTTAATTAATTgccatttaaaaattttataattggaATCAAATCTATGATATTTTCATAACCAATGATAATACACTTGATTCAGAATTAAATTTTTGATTATTGatttaaattttgtgaaatttttagcTAAACTTTGATAATGTTAAATTTCGGTTTAAACCTAAAACGAATATTGAgtttcttaatttaaaaatttttaaatcgatATTTAACATTCTTCCAGCAACATCGTCAACGGAGACCACAGTGTCTTTGTTGTTGGAGTAAGATGCACGTACTACGACAGATTATTCATGCTTACGCTTTTTCTCATGGAATCGACCACTATTGGATCACCGTCGCCGGAGATAAAAGAGTCTAGTGTGGCGGCAAAGGTGCTAGACTTCTTCTTGAAAAAATTGAACAAGCATATGCATTAACAAGCATTTTATAAAATGATCAGATCAAATAATCATAGTACTAATCACAACCAAAAGGCATTGAGAGAacctaaaaagaaattaaaaaaaaaaagtgacacAAAGATAATGATGATGTTGATTATAGGTAGTTATTTAAAATGCCTCTGAAAATGGAAGATAATTGGCATAAAGTTCAACTAATCTTAATCTTAAGAAAAAGTATATGTAAACAATTTTTAACTGACCAATTTtaaacaattataattaataattattcttaGATAACACAAACTTGCGCATGAATTTGTCAACTCTCCTCTCCATCCTCAAATACTTAGCACATTCTTTATCTTCATTCCTCTTCTTTACGTCGCTCATAAGAAGAATGCTGttatgatatataaaaaaaagttaaatatgtGAAATTTTGTTCATAATAAAAACAATGAGTTgggataaatttataaatattctaGACAGTTCAATTGAATGGAATTCCATCGAATACTTTGCTTTGTTCAAATTGAAAGTTACAATTTCATGAAGTCTAAGGGACGTTGGTTTAATCATTTTCATTtacattttcaataaaaatgaaaatatgattgattaaacattttaaaaatatttttaacgaaTAGAACAAAGTTAAAAACGCTATTTCATGTTATTAATCTTTTCAGTTTTAACTTTAAAAACGTTTTCAAACTAAAATacggtatttttttattttggaataaAGGTTCGAATCTTTTTTActgtttttacatattttttgttTACACTATATTTATTCACTCGttttttttgtcttctctttttttctctataTCTTTTATGGTTAGGATATTCATTATTTATTTCTgatttataaaaagtaaattttttttattttttatttcatttgaccctttcaattttttattttaggtttaatttttgtatttttgagttTATAGATAaggtaattaaaaaaaataaagctctaattaaaattaaaatatatatttattaaatttaatattttatgtagTATTGAGTATGTATTCTCCGAATTAACatgtatttgttaaatttttttattttttaccattattttttcgtttataaaaaataattttgttataaaaataattttttaaatcgaCAATCAATTATGAGAatattgataataaattaaaagaatacataaaaaacttaaaaatatgaacaagaaagttgcctttttgttttaaatttttttaactttaatatttatttattcattattttattaataaattatttgttaaaaaattatttacatcaataaattttgatattaattaattgattcatTTGGTATAAAACTAATTTTAGTTTCGATTTTTTGTTTCAATTGATATTTCGTGATGAGGGCTTCCGGATGGTCCGGGTGGTTCGTTGGAGGAGATGAGGACGCTTCGGTCGGGTCACACTGAGTATGGGGGTGCCGAGCAGCCGAGCTCTTGTCGCGTGAGGGagagggggtgccacctgcaaagacactccgacgctctagtcagctaGTGTGCAGGCGGGGAAATGGTTAGGTAGGAaaaatgtgacgtaccttgggggaagggctgTCCTTCCCCTTATATATTGTGTCAGACGTGGGCCCTATGAGGGCAGGCCCACTTTCTCCAAGGCGTTTCCTCACAACTGCGGATGAGCTGTTCATGACGCGTGTCAGAGTCGGTTTGGGAGTGCTTCGCCCAACCGTCTGGGTCGGGTAGCGCTCAAGTCGGGTCGACCCGCAGGAGTTTGGGCCAGGTCATCATTCTACTAGAAAATTTGTCATCGCCTGCGCTTTGATGGCTTGCCGGGGTTCGTATCGAATGTCGTATTGGGAAAGTTCAATGGACCAggtcatcattcttcccgccaAGTCTGGTTTTTGGAGCACTTGCCGGATCCCCTGGTCCGTTCTTACGACAATCTGGTGACTTTGGAAGTATTGCTTTAACCTCCGCGAAGAGGTCAGGAGTGCCAGAGCTAGCTTTTCCAATTTGTTATATCTCAACTCTGCCCCTTGTAGGGCCCTGCTGACAAAATAGACTGGTTGTTGCACCCTCCTTTCTTCTCGTACCAAAACGGCGGCCAGGGTTTCTCCTGTTATGGTGAGGTACAGGTATAATGGCTCCCCGTCCTTTGGCTTCCCGAGGACCGGGGGTGCTGCCAGGATTTCCTTAAAGTGCCGAAAGGCTTCCTCGCATGCGGGCGTCCACTCGAACGCTATTCCTTTCTTCATGAGGTTAAAGAACGGTAAGGCCATTGTTGCCGACGCTCCGAGAAACCGTGATAATGAGGCCAGCCGTCCTGCCAACCTTTGGACGTCCTTGATACTGCCTGGGCTCTTCATTTGGAGTATCGCCTGGCACTTCTCCGGGTTGGCTTCTACccctctttgggttatcatgaatccAAGGAACTTTCCAGCTTCCATGGCGAAAGCACACTTGAGGGGGTTCAGCCTCATGCCATGTTGTCGAAGGGACGCGAATACACTCGCCAGATCGTTCAGGAGGTCGTCAGGTCGCGTTGTTTTCGCaaggatgtcgtccacgtagacttcaacTGTCTTCCCTATGAGGTCGTGGAATATCCTATTCATGAGCCTTTGGTATGTTGCCCCCGCATTTTTTAGGCCGAATGGCATCACCTTATAGCAGAAAGTTCCCcccggcgttatgaacgccgcCTTGTCTTCGTCTggacggtgcatcggtatctggttgtaaccggagtaggcgtccatgaagcttAGATACCGGTATCCCGCCGCAGCATCGACGAGTGCGTCTATGTTAGGGAGGGGAAAGCAATCCttgggacatgctttgttgaggtcagagtagtctacgcacattctccacttgcTGTTGTGCTTTTTTACCAGAACTACATTCGAGAGCCATGTCGAATAGTCTACTTCTCGTATAAAAcctgcttctaggaggctggccgtctgcttggccacctcctctgccctCTCCGCCGACATTTTTCTCCTCCGTTGGGCTACTAGACGCGCTTCCGCCTTGACGGCTAAATGATGCGACATAATTtttgggtctatgcccggcatgtcggccggTGTCCAGGCGAACAAGTCCCTATTGGCTCTTATCATTTCGACCAAGGGCTCCTTCAACTCGTGCGGGAGGTTCTTGTTGACGAACGTGAATCTTTCCTCCGCGTCGCCGATCATGAACTTCTCCAGATCCCCTTCTGGTTCCGGTCTGGGTTTGTCGTCTACTCTGGCATCTAGGTCGGCTAGGAACACGCCGGACGCCTCCTTGGACTTCTTTCTTAGGGAGAGGCTGGCATTGTCACAAGCGACCGCCGTCTCAAGGTCTCCTCTTACGGATCCTATAGATCTGTCATCGGTAACGAATTTCATGACTAGTAGCTTTGTGTTGATTATGGCCTCGAAATCGTTGATCGTCTTCCTTCCCAAGATGATATTATAGGCGGTGGAGTCTCGGAGGATCACGAACTCGGCCATCGCTGATCTTCGGCCCTGGGATGGTCCCACTGAGATTGGCAGGGATATTACTCCGTCTGGTTTGATGAAATGGTCGCCCAAACCAATGATCCCGTGTTGGTGAGTCGTCAAATCGGCGTCCCTTAGTCCCAGTGCGTCGAATACattgcggaacatgatgttcAAGTCCGCCCCCGTGTCAACAAGGATGCATTTGACGAGAccggttcccactctggccgtgatgaccatgggtggATTTTCCGGGGCGtcgtcgaaccattggtcttCCGGGCCGAAAGAAATGGATGGAGGCTTCTTAGAGTTTCGCATCGACGAGGAGGAGATCGACAATATCTTTGCGTCTTTCTTGTGTGCCGATCTGGATCTTGGTGCGGCATTTTTGGCCGTCACCACGTTTATCACAGTGAGGCCGTGATTTCCGTCTTCTGGCTCTTGTCGCTGCTTTGCTGAACGGGTTTTGCCTTCTTCGTCTTGGTCGCGATAACGTCTCCTTGGCTCCCTGATTAGGTGGGATAATGCTGCTAGTTTACCTTCCCTTATCGCTTGTTCTAGTGCATCTTTTAGGTCAAAACAGTCCTGCGTTAGGTAACCGTAGCCTTTGTGGTAATCGCAATAGAGGTTTTTGTTCCCCCCAGTGCGGTCCTTGAGTGGTCGGGGCTTCGGCAGGATTCCTTTCTCGGCTATTTGTTGGTAAACTTCCACGATGGGAAGAGTGAGCGGAGTGTAGTTGGTGAATTTCCTGACTCGGGGGTATGTCCTTGGTGCCTTGTTTGGCGCCTCTTCCCTGGTTTGTTCCTTTAGCCTTTCCCCGTTGCCCTGTTGCCGGGGTTGATTGTAGCTGGACTGCCGTTTGTTGGCAGCCACAActcggctgacttcctcgtcattTATGTACTCTTTGGCTACCGTCTGGATCTCGTGCATCGTCCAAACCGGTTTCGTGGTAAGATGTTTTCGGAAGTTCTCGTTGAGGAGGCCGTTCGTCAGGCAAAGACTGGCCACCGAATCGGTTAGGCCGTCGATTTCCAAGCATTCATCGTTGAACCGATCCAGGTACCTCCTGGTCGGCTCTCCTTGTCTCTGGGTTACCCCCAGAAGGTTGATCGGGTGCTTTGCCTTTGCTATTCGTGTTGTAAATTGGGCCAGGAATGCACGGCTGATGTCTGAGAAACTGTAGATGGATCCCTGCGGGAGGCCGTTAAACCACCTGATCGCGGGTCCCGCTAAGGTTACTGGGAAGGCACGGCATCTTACCTCGTCCCCTACTCCCTCCagattcatcctggcctcgaaggccgtgagGTGTTCTAGAGGGTCTTGAGTtccgtcgtacctcatgtccgttggtttgtcgaagtgtttcggcaACCGGACTTCGAGGATAGATCGGTGGAATGGGGTGGCTCCCATTATCACAGGTTGTCGTGTCCTCGCGGATCTCCCTTCCCCGTCTTCGCGATCTCGTGCCGCTCGGCGGGTTAACCTGCCCCGGGAGTAGATGATCGTGTCATTTCGTCTTCTCGGGATCGGAGACTCCTCGCGTGTGCTCTCCGCTTCCGTTCGGGATGCGGAGGTACGTCGCGGGCGGCTTCGGTGGGAGTCTCCCTCTTCGCTTTCGGGGATGGGGTGTAGCTAGGATCGGTGGTTCGTCCGTCCCGCTCCTGGTCGGCCAACTGTCGTTGTAGGTTCTGGACCCTATGGTGTAGCTCCTGCATTATTATGGCGCTGTCGCCGCCCGTTCCCCCGAAGGGTCGTGTCCTCGTGTGCTGTTCTGTGTGTTGTCGGGGGGACCTCCGCCGCCCCCGTAGTGAGGCGACGGAGGCTGCCCCCTCCGTTTCGGCTCCTCGGGCTTGGTCTCCGGGACCCAGCGCGACTTCCATTTAAGCgtggtccccacagacggcgccaatgttcgtgaTGAGGGCTTCCGGATGGTCCGGGTGGTTCGTTGGAGGAGATGAGGACGCTTCGGTCGGGTCACACTGAGTATGGGGGTGCCGAGCAGCCGAGCTCTTGTCGCGTGAGGGagagggggtgccacctgcaaagacactctgacgctCTAGTCAGCTAGTGTGCAGGCGGGAAAATGGTTAGGTGGGAaaaatgtgacgtaccttggaggAAGGGCTGTCCTTCCCCTTATATATTGTGTCAGACGTGGGCCCTGTGAGGGCAAGCCCACTTTCTCCAAGGCGTTTCCTCACAGCTGCGGATGAGCTGTTTATGACGCGTGTCAGAGTCGGTTTGGGAGCGCTTCGCCCAACCGTCTGGGTCGGATAGCGCTCAAGTCGGGTCGACCCGCAggagtttgggccaggccgttACATATAGCactatagaaaatataaaatcaactatatatataagagataccaatttttttaaaaatagtataataagacaataatttattttatattgataccatataaaattaattgttaatttaataaaaaattaaataactaaaattgacatttaataaaaatataattttgtaattttaaactattaaaaatatattttaaaaataaaccaactaaatatatttttattattttcgatacTTAAAAATTAATCTACTTTTTACAAAtcaattacattttttttaaattaaaaataaaaacaaaaaacaaaaaaattttcacaaaCCAATCCCTAGCTAAGCAATCCAGAAGAACTTAGGAAGACAAGTGGTAACGAGAACCTTATGGTATGATgaccaaaaaagaaaataaaagaaagctaTGGTCTCATAACCGAAACCAAAAGGTCAACATGCTGATTTAGGTGACATTACGGATTTGTCATTTTGGAACCGAAATCGTTGAAATTTTTGCACACAAACAAAATGTTGGTTACATTTTTTGAGGGCATGCTGGTTCTACTTCCTATAGGCGGTAGTACATATACACTTGACTTGGCCTTAGTGCTTACATGTGTCAACAAAATTAAGAACTTGGTAACATGATGATTGTCTGATTGTATAATAAATCCATAGCTCCTAAAAGTAGGCCACAAGCCGTTGTAATATATTGAACAACAAcgagaacaacaacaataataaacaaTACTACAATACTGAATTGGGGAGTGCTAGGGAAACAATGATTATCTTGAACAACATAaataaccaccaatcaaatatAAGTACACTACACTCTAATTTAATATTACtcattaaatttactcttttaact contains:
- the LOC140176926 gene encoding uncharacterized protein, which encodes MGATPFHRSILEVRLPKHFDKPTDMRYDGTQDPLEHLTAFEARMNLEGVGDEVRCRAFPVTLAGPAIRWFNGLPQGSIYSFSDISRAFLAQFTTRIAKAKHPINLLGVTQRQGEPTRRYLDRFNDECLEIDGLTDSVASLCLTNGLLNENFRKHLTTKPVWTMHEIQTVAKEYINDEEVSRVVAANKRQSSYNQPRQQGNGERLKEQTREEAPNKAPRTYPRVRKFTNYTPLTLPIVEVYQQIAEKGILPKPRPLKDRTGGNKNLYCDYHKGYGYLTQDCFDLKDALEQAIREGKLAALSHLIREPRRRYRDQDEEGKTRSAKQRQEPEDGNHGLTVINVVTAKNAAPRSRSAHKKDAKILSISSSSMRNSKKPPSISFGPEDQWFDDAPENPPMVITARVGTGLVKCILVDTGADLNIMFRNVFDALGLRDADLTTHQHGIIGLGDHFIKPDGVISLPISVGPSQGRRSAMAEFVILRDSTAYNIILGRKTINDFEAIINTKLLVMKFVTDDRSIGSVRGDLETAVACDNASLSLRKKSKEASGVFLADLDARVDDKPRPEPEGDLEKFMIGDAEERFTFVNKNLPHELKEPLVEMIRANRDLFAWTPADMPGIDPKIMSHHLAVKAEARLVAQRRRKMSAERAEEVAKQTASLLEAGFIREVDYSTWLSNVVLIPMHRPDEDKAAFITPGGTFCYKVMPFGLKNAGATYQRLMNRIFHDLIGKTVEVYVDDILAKTTRPDDLLNDLASVFASLRQHGMRLNPLKCAFAMEAGKFLGFMITQRGVEANPEKCQAILQMKSPGSIKDVQRLAGRLASLSRFLGASATMALPFFNLMKKGIAFEWTPACEEAFRHFKEILAAPPVLGKPKDGEPLYLYLTITGETLAAVLVREERRVQQPVYFVSRALQGAELRYNKLEKLALALLTSSRRLKQYFQSHQIVVRTDQGIRQVLQKPDLAGRMMTWSIELSQYDIRYEPRQAIKAQAMTNFLVE